The genomic window GGATCTCAGCAATGAAGTGACGATGATAGTATTTCGTGCCTCGTTGTTTCATGTCAGAATTGGGTGTACATTTCCCCCCCATCAACACCCCAAAAGTGATACTTCTCAATATCAATAAGGATCAAACTAGTTAGAACAGTCATGTTCTGAGCTTGGTTAAGTACATGCTTTTAATGAAGTATCAtaggagggggaaaaaaaaagagacatctgaaaaaaatatataatgaaaaTCGACATTAAAAGAAAATGAAAAGAACGCCATTATCCCCAGAAGGGCGTCGTAACAGACacccttacctccctaatctgaGCTTCTGCCAAGGACTTGCAAACACAGGGCTTCCGAACCCACAACTTCAACTGTCTGAGGGAAACAAAGGTTACGGTAAATTCAACAAGAGACTAGGCGGCAAAACCTCAAGTGGACATTTTTCAAATGGGTGGGTATTTGGTGGCTGTGTCACAAACTCCCTCAATTTATTGACCTTTGAATAAACTGACCCATTGTATGACTATGGGTCCAGGGCGACTTTCTATGTTTGTAACCCCTCAGTGGTGTGCCGAGActtgtcaccccccccccacagaaaAACAGAAAGCATCAGCCTCTGTCCATGCATTCGAGCAGTGAGCCGGGACAAAGACAAAACACATTGCCATGTGTCATAAAATCACCAGAGGACTGCAGTAGTCTTGTTTTCTTTTAAATATATTCTTTACCTTTATTTTTTTGCTTGCTTTTATCTTGTTTTTTTGTCTAAGACTGTCCTTTAAATGCAAATAAAGGAGATCATCTTAGGTTGTGATAACATCCAGTGCCCGTCTGTTTTCTTCTATACCTCAATGCTGTTTCCCGCGTAAAGCCTGGTCCATGTCCGAGCTGCAAGGTGCACAGAGAGGGGGTTCATTAACCACAGGTATTAGCATTCTTCTTGAAGGAATGTCTTGCTATCTCTGAATTGATTTGACCTGCAGTGGCACTTTAGGAGGCTGAAGTGAAGAGCACTACAAGAGCAGTAAGTAATTGGTTCCttctcacacacactgcctctgttTAAAACAAGGCTTTGTTCACATTCAGAGATAGGTACTCTTGATCAGAGGATGCAAAATCATTTAAATGCCAAGGGGTGAGAATTTAAACTGAGTTCACTTCAAAACATGACACGTGCGTGCGCTGTCTCACCTGTCTCAATGGCTTGGGCTTCGTTTGATTTCCACTGCTCTGCAACATCGTTTGCAAGTGGGTCATCAGGGTTAGGAGCGCTTAATAATGCTTGGATTGATAGCAGCACTGTGCGGATCTGCAAAGCTGGGGACCACTTATCTGTGAGAGAAAGAAAACGGTGGAGGAAGGAGTCATACTTTGAGTCAGGACATGACTGTGACCAATGATAACTGAATCTGGATAACTCACCTTTCAAGATGTCTAGGCATATCCTACCCAGCTTGTCCACATTGGGATGGTAGATTTTGGTCATGAATCGCACTTTAGGAGCTGCCATGGGATATTCTTCTGGCAGAAAGAGTTCAAGTTTAAAGGTGCCTCCTTCAAAAGGGGAGTCCTGGGGTCCTGAAATCACCACATGGAAGTAGCGTGCATTCGCCTCATCAGGCTCTGCCTTTATTCCAGGAACGGGTTCGGCCAGCAAACGCTGAGTCTCCtgaacacagacagagatacagatcGAGACATGCAGGCAGATAGACAAACACATGCAAACAGAAACGTGTCACGTTCATGTTTGAAGTGAACCCAGTTTAAATTGTCTCAAGCAGAATGCGACACACATGTAGCGAGACTGATAAGCACCAACAACCAGATGTCAGGTCAGGGTCAATAGTTACCAAGGGTTTGGACAACTATGTTTAGGTGCAAGGACAGCCATCCATACATTCAAGGTCAGGTTTGACATTCTGTTTCTGAACTTTTTGGGGGCAAAGAACATCCACTCGGTCTTGTCTCTTTCAAGAGCACAAAATGGTCACTCGCCCAGTGTTTTAGATCCTCAGCGAAGAGCTCATAGGATACATTCTATTCCAGTTaaattaaaggtgaaataaaaaatatataataattacaTGCCTGGATGTGAACTTGCTGCAAAGTCTGTTTTTTGTGAATTATTCTGAAGCCTAGTGAGAACCAACATGTAGCATCTTCATGGTATGACCGTCATTCTGATGAAAATAGATGTATTAACAATAACTTTCAAATAGAACTCTGATAGCCCCATGTACACTATATAAACACCCACTGTAAAATGTTTGTCTTCTCGGTTTTTGTATTCaacaactaggcaagtcagtaagtTTGGCCAGTTGAGTAGGCTGATAAATGAATGTTTCTGTCAAACATTTGTTTTTGTAGCCACCTAGTATATGTATGACAAACTATTGTCCCATGTCGCTTCATTCATTTCTGACACAGAACTCCTGCAAGACAAACAAGATCTCCTGATCATTGGGCCTAGACACAGTTTGAGAGAAATACCTGCACTGCCACTGGTTTCTATACTACAGCCAAATTAGCTTTTCTTCCCAAAGCACTTTCATACACAGTAAACCAAGCAAGTAAATGTGAGTTTATAATGCATACTCTGGAGTCCAGTAGTACAGCAAGTTCTACCAATATCTAACTAGCTAAATCTGCTAGTTGTATGTAcgttgctaatgttagctagcagtgCCAGTCGAGTGTCACTGTTGAGATCGTTAACTTTAGACCATAGCAAGGTTACTTCAATACATATATACTAAGAAAATGATTAATTTCAACACAAATATACAATTAAGCAGACTTGGGCCTATTCAGCAGGAAGGATAATAAATTTGACCAAACATTCATCTGACTTGGGGCTGAGCCTGAGACACAGTACCTAGCTAACggaagtaacgttagctagcaaatacATGGCAATGCACGTGCCTAGTCGTATTTTTCTTCGCAACTCAAAGGGGACCGAACTACGGTTTGTGAACCATTTATCGCATGTGGTTTTTGGAATTACCTTTATAATCCTGCGGGGTAGTCCTGCCATCTTGTTTtactgtatacagtatttttGTATGTTCACTCCTTCGTCGCCGACAAACACGCCTTCCGGTGAATGGTGTTGGCCTCTGACGGGATTGTGAATGCTGGGAAATGTATTTTGGTCAACGACAAGCGCGAACATATTTCAATTAAACGAACTTAATGTTCCAGTAGTGGGTGCTTTCGAAATCTCAGAGAAAATACTAGAAATATGAACGTATTCTTTATTGTAATTTCTTTGAATCACAAAAACCTGAAAGATATGGACTGAATTGAAATGATCGTAAAAATTGACAGTTCTCACAATCAATGTAATATTGTTCTGCACCGTATGAGCCAAAGTTTGAGTCCCAGTTGCAGCTTTGTCTTTCTCCCGTTACACTGGTCCCCATTGCAGTGCTCTCCTTCCACAATAACATGCAAATACCCTAACCATGTCCCAGAATTTAATGAAATACAAGGTATTCAGCAAATagggaaaatatatatttcacagaCAGTTTTGGTAATCTGCTTCAAAACAAGTGCGCAACTTCAGATATGTTAATTTTATTTTACAGCACAATTGAAATTACACCAAAAAACAGTTTGGGATTTGGAGGGTGAGCCAAGCTAATAATTATGTAAGTTATCAATGATTCTGAAGGTAAGAAACTCCTTAACAATTATCGGTCTTTTGGGGGATCTCTCTTTCTGCGTCGTGTATGGTACCTAAGAAAAAAAAGGAACAAAAGTTAAAATGTTCAACATACAGTGGATTCCGAAAGtaagtacagccttattctaaaatgtattaagcaATATTCTCTCGATctatacacaaaataccccataatgacaaagcaaaaacaggttattagaaatttaaaaaatctgaagtcacatttacaagtattcagaccctttgctcagtactttgttgaagcacctttggcagtgattataacCTCGAGTCTACTTAaatatgacgctataagcttggcacacctgtatttggggagtttctcccattcttctctgcagatcctctcaagttggATAGGGAGTGTCGTTGCACAGCgatgttcaggtctctccagagatgtttggttgtgttcaagtccgggctctggctggccactcaaggacattcagagacttgtcctgatgCCACTCCTGCATGGTctaggctgtgtgcttaaggtcgttgtcctgttggaaggtgaaccttcaccccagtctgaggtcccgagtgctctggagcaggttttcatcaaggatctctttactttgctccgttcatctttccctcaatcctgactagtctcccagtccctgccgctgcaAAACATCCATACAGTATGAACTTGCCACCACCCTGCGTCAccgtaggcatggtgccaggtttcctccagacgtgacgcttgccattcagtccaaagagttcaatcttggtttcatcagaccagagaatcttgtttatcatggcctaagaatcctttaggtgccttttggcaaactccaagcagactgactgtcatgtgcattttactgaggagtggcttccgtctggccaccaccataaagccctgattggtggagtactgccaagatggttgtacttctgaaaggttctcctttctccagaggaactctggagctctggcagagtgaccattgggttcttggtcacctgcctgaccaaggcccttctcccccgattgctcagtttggccgagcaactagctctaggaagagtcttggtggttccaaacttgttccatttaagaatgatggaggccactgtgttcttgaggaccttcaattctgcagaaatgtgttggtacccttccccagatctgtgcctctacagaatcctgtctcgaagctctatggacaattcctttgacctcatgtcttggtttttgctctgacttgcactgtcaactgtgagaccttatctagacaggtgtgtgcctttccaaatcacgtccaatcaattgaatctaccacaagtggactccaatcaagttgtagaaacatcaaggatgatcaatggaaacagaatgctactgagctcaatttctagtctcatagcaaagggtcttatttacataaggtttctgttttttaataaaaattctaacatttttaaaaacctgttttcgctttgtcattatggggtattgtgtgtagatggataaaATGTTTTTtcctcaattttagaataaggctaacgtaacaaaatgtggaaaaggggaaggggtctgaatagttgcAAATGCACTGTATAGGTGATTTTAAAAAGGACTGAGTGAGGATTGTACCCACCTTCATGCAAGTTTCTCACTCAATACATTCATTTACAAATTAGCAACATAAGGTACATTTTGAATACTTAAAAAGCCCAATGCAAAcattatctcaatatcaaatcatttctgggtaacaattaagtaccccACTGGGATTATTTTCATTCAAAAttgtcaaaaacaaacaaaaatagcttcttagcaagagcaatttctcaagcaagaattttgctagaactgtcggagtggggaggggaaaaccgAAGCCTCGTTATTGGCAGAGACGTTTAGAACTCTTTCATATTGGTCTagtaacta from Oncorhynchus mykiss isolate Arlee chromosome 15, USDA_OmykA_1.1, whole genome shotgun sequence includes these protein-coding regions:
- the LOC110490533 gene encoding ubiquitin-conjugating enzyme E2 N, with the translated sequence MAGLPRRIIKETQRLLAEPVPGIKAEPDEANARYFHVVISGPQDSPFEGGTFKLELFLPEEYPMAAPKVRFMTKIYHPNVDKLGRICLDILKDKWSPALQIRTVLLSIQALLSAPNPDDPLANDVAEQWKSNEAQAIETARTWTRLYAGNSIEV